The region AGGCGCAGTGGTGGTCTCCGCGCGGGCACGCCATAAAAAAGATGTGGGCCGTGCAACCATGCTGGCGGTGCTCTCCGCGCTGGCGGTTTATCTGCTGGTGACGCTGTTGTCGTTGGGGGTAGTGCCGCGCAGTGAACTGGCCGGAATGCGTAACCCTTCGATGGCAGTGCTGATGGTCGATCTGATTGGCCCCTGGGGGGATGTGATTATCGCCGCCGGCCTGATCGTTTCGGTATGCGGCGCTTATCTGAGCTGGACGATAATGGCCGCTGAAGTGCCGCTGCTGGCTGCCCAGCACGGTGCTTTTCCCAAAATATTCCGCAAGCAGAACAAGAATCACGCGCCTTCGGCTTCGCTATGGCTGACCAATATTGCAGTGCAGTTCGCGCTGGTGGTGATCTGGCTGACCGGCAGCAACTATAATTCGCTGCTGACCATCGCCTCGGAAATGATTTTGGTGCCTTACTTCCTGGTTGGCGCCTTCTTGTTCAAGGTTGCGCTGCGCCGCCAGGACAAACGGTTGATGTTCGCCGCCACCGGCGCTTGTCTGTATGGCATTTGGCTGCTGTACGCTTCAGGGTTGATGCATCTGTTGATGTCGGTGCTGCTGTATGCACCGGGGTTGCTGGTGTTTATCTATGCCAGACGCGGACATGAAGATGTCAAACTGCTGAATCAGCTGGAGAAAAGTAGCATTTTGCTGTTACTGGTGGCTACGGTACCGGCCGGCTGGTTTATGTTGCAGTAGTGAAGAGCGGCCGGGTGGGATCACCCGGTCAATTCCCTTAGGATGCGCGCAGGGTAATGGTCATGCGTTCCTCTACCTGAGAGATGATAACCCCCTCGACGCACTCTTGCTGAATGGCCGCCAACTGTTGTTGGTCCAGCGCATACGGCAGTTTAATGTCGAACACTGCCAGCCCCTGCTGCTGCGCCAGATCGATCAGGCGCACGATATTGGTTTCATCGCTGACCTGGGTGGATACCACCTGCAGCGCCAGTTCCTTCAACTGCTCTTTCCGCGTTTGCGAAGCGCAAGCCTGAGATTTCAATACCATGCCAAAAAATGGCATCACACCATAAATTGCATCAACAAAGCGCCAGTGCTTCTTGCACGATGCGGACAGAAAATCCATGTAATCAAAGCAGATTTTCTCACTGCGCGCGACGGATGCAAGGTGACTGCTGTTCATCCCTTCCTTCCTCTCATTGCCAGTGTATTACATCCTGAAATGGATAATCGATGCGAAGCTTTAACGAATTTCCGACGTATAATGGCATAATTCCCCTATTGTTTGCCAGTCTGTCCAGGAGCTTTAATCAATGGAACATCACAACTCAGCGCCAGTGCTGATCACGGGCGGCGCACGCCGGATTGGGCTGGCGCTGGCCAGGTCTTTCTTGCAACGCGACATCCCCGTTATCATTGCCTACCGTAGCGACTACCCGGCGCTGAAAGAGCTGAAAAGACTGGGGGCAACTTGCATTCAGGGCGATTTTTCGACTCATGAAGGCATTTACCGCTTTGCCGAACGTGTTCGCCAGGCCGCGCCGAAACTGCGTGCAGTGATCCACAACGCCAGCGCCTGGCAGGCTGAGTCTGCGGAGGTGCCGCCGGAGCAGGTTATGGCGGCGATGCTGCAAATCCACGTTTACACCCCCTATCTGTTGAATCAGTTACTGGAACCCTGCCTGCTTGGCCAGGGACAGGCAGGCGCCGATATTATCCACCTGACCGATTATGTGGTGGAAAAAGGCAGCGACAAGCATATCGCTTACGCTGCCAGCAAGGCCGCGCTCGACAACATGACCCGCTCTTTCGCCCGTAAACTGGCGCCGGAGGTCAAGGTCAACGCCATCGCGCCGGCGTTGATTATTTTCAATCCGGGCGATGATGAGCCTTATCGTCAACAAGCGTTGGCAAAGTCGTTGATGAAAATCGCTCCGGGTGAAAGCGAAGTGGTCAACCTGGTCAATTATTTGCTGGACAGCCGTTATGTCACCGGCCGCACCCATGGTGTAGACGGTGGGCGGCCCCTGCGCTAGAAAAAGATGTGCATGGCGTATCGCTGAGCCCCGCGTTATGCTGAACTCCGTTATTCTTATAAAACCGCTGAATATGCATAAAATTGTTTTTGTGGAAGACGATCCGGAAGTCGGCAAGCTGATTGCCGCCTATTTGGGCAAACACGATATAGAAGTGCTGATTGAGCCGCGTGGCGACAGCGCGCAAGCTCGCATTGAGCAAGAATTGCCGGACCTGGTGCTGCTCGACATTATGCTGCCCGGAAAAGACGGCATGACGCTGTGCCGCGATTTGCGCCCAACCTTTCCTGGGCCGATCGTATTGCTCACCTCACTCGACAGCGATATGAACCATATCCTTTCATTGGAAATGGGTGCCAACGATTACATTCTGAAAACCACGCCGCCGGCGGTTTTACTGGCGCGCCTGCGTTTACACCTGCGCCAGCATGGCAATCACCCCAAGGAAGAGTCAACGCAACCGATCACCCAGCACAACGCGCTGCACTTCGGGTTGTTATGCATCGATCCGGTCAACCGCCAGGTGACGCTGGGCGAAGAGATGATCACCCTTTCCACCTCGGATTTCGATCTGCTGTGGGAGTTGGCTACCCACGCCGGGCAGATTATGGACCGCGAGGCGCTGCTGCAAAACTTGCGCGGCGTGAGCTACGACGGCCTTGATCGAAGCATCGACGTGGCGATTTCCCGCCTGCGCCGCAAACTGTACGACAATGCGCTGGAGCCCTTCCGCGTCAAAACCGTGCGCAATAAAGGTTATCTGTTCGCCCCAAATGCCTGGGAGTTCGTGCAGCAATGAGAAAGCTTTTTGTGCAGTTCTTCCTGCTGCTGTTCGTCTGTTTTCTGGTGATGGCGATGTTGGTGGGCCTGGTGTACAAGGTGACGGCCGAACGCGCCGGCCGCCAGTCAATGGACGACCTGATGAAAAGCTCGCTGTACCTGATGCGCAGCGAGCTGCGGGAAATTCCATTGAAGGACTGGAACAAGACCATCGCAACGCTGGACTTGAACCTGTCGTTTAAGCTGCACATCGAGCCGCTCGGCAAACAGGATCTGAGTGAAGATCTGAAAAGACGGCTGCGCCTCGGTGAAATTATCGCTCTCGACGATCAAT is a window of Serratia plymuthica DNA encoding:
- the folM gene encoding dihydromonapterin reductase — its product is MEHHNSAPVLITGGARRIGLALARSFLQRDIPVIIAYRSDYPALKELKRLGATCIQGDFSTHEGIYRFAERVRQAAPKLRAVIHNASAWQAESAEVPPEQVMAAMLQIHVYTPYLLNQLLEPCLLGQGQAGADIIHLTDYVVEKGSDKHIAYAASKAALDNMTRSFARKLAPEVKVNAIAPALIIFNPGDDEPYRQQALAKSLMKIAPGESEVVNLVNYLLDSRYVTGRTHGVDGGRPLR
- the rstA gene encoding two-component system response regulator RstA; amino-acid sequence: MHKIVFVEDDPEVGKLIAAYLGKHDIEVLIEPRGDSAQARIEQELPDLVLLDIMLPGKDGMTLCRDLRPTFPGPIVLLTSLDSDMNHILSLEMGANDYILKTTPPAVLLARLRLHLRQHGNHPKEESTQPITQHNALHFGLLCIDPVNRQVTLGEEMITLSTSDFDLLWELATHAGQIMDREALLQNLRGVSYDGLDRSIDVAISRLRRKLYDNALEPFRVKTVRNKGYLFAPNAWEFVQQ
- a CDS encoding amino acid permease — its product is MEKKLGLTALTALVLSSMLGAGVFSLPQNMAQVASPAALLLGWAITGVGILFLAFAMLLLTRLRPDLDGGIFTYAKEGFGELVGFCSAWGYWLCAVIANVSYLVIVFAALSLFTDRGGDVILGDGNTWQALLAESLLLWVVHALVLRGVQTAASINLAATLAKLLPLGLFAVLAAIAFKMDVFTLDFHGVALGKPVWEQVKNTMLITLWVFIGVEGAVVVSARARHKKDVGRATMLAVLSALAVYLLVTLLSLGVVPRSELAGMRNPSMAVLMVDLIGPWGDVIIAAGLIVSVCGAYLSWTIMAAEVPLLAAQHGAFPKIFRKQNKNHAPSASLWLTNIAVQFALVVIWLTGSNYNSLLTIASEMILVPYFLVGAFLFKVALRRQDKRLMFAATGACLYGIWLLYASGLMHLLMSVLLYAPGLLVFIYARRGHEDVKLLNQLEKSSILLLLVATVPAGWFMLQ